A window of the Synechococcus sp. M16.1 genome harbors these coding sequences:
- a CDS encoding sodium:proton antiporter, translated as MTPERLGLLWGVTVSSGAAARFLAAKSEFPGVVLLLLSGLLIGRSGLGWVEPLDLGSGLGTVVGLLVSLVLFDGGLNLRLPGDTIKATVQRIAALRLLISLGGGLLAAHWLAGLSWSLAAVFSAIVLATGPTVVTPLVRQIRLAPPLGEVLEAEGLVLEPIGAVLALLLLELVLGNLHGWREVMLGLLYRLGGGVLIGASVGWLLSELLRRLKPDQLKGLPLQLSLGLLFLMYGVSEWLLPESALPASVAAGIVVGRRPGPHTAELDGLIQELAQLAITMLFPLLAADVSWAELSPLGWGGILCVLSLMLVVRPIGVGLATIGLPYKLEQRLFLGWLAPRGIVTAAVASLFAIRLEQAGILGAGRLQGLVFLTILMTVGLQGLTAQPLAQALGLVKAEDDQPASAEAAAQTRQVLTDSGQQ; from the coding sequence ATGACGCCTGAGCGTCTGGGCCTCCTCTGGGGCGTCACGGTTTCCTCGGGTGCTGCAGCCCGTTTTCTGGCGGCCAAGTCGGAATTTCCTGGGGTGGTGTTGCTGCTCCTGTCGGGGCTGCTGATCGGTCGCTCTGGTCTGGGTTGGGTGGAACCCCTTGATCTCGGCTCCGGGCTTGGAACCGTGGTGGGTCTTCTTGTCAGCCTGGTGCTGTTCGATGGCGGCCTGAATCTGCGTCTGCCTGGAGACACGATCAAGGCCACGGTGCAGCGCATCGCAGCCCTGCGTCTGTTGATCTCCCTGGGAGGCGGTCTGTTGGCGGCCCATTGGCTTGCGGGCCTCAGCTGGTCGCTTGCGGCTGTGTTCAGTGCCATCGTGCTGGCCACGGGGCCAACGGTGGTCACACCCCTGGTGCGTCAAATTCGGCTCGCACCTCCTCTGGGCGAAGTCCTGGAGGCTGAGGGACTGGTGCTTGAGCCCATCGGCGCCGTTTTAGCCCTGCTGCTGTTGGAGCTTGTCCTTGGCAACCTGCATGGCTGGCGGGAGGTGATGCTTGGCCTGCTGTATCGATTGGGCGGTGGTGTGCTGATTGGCGCGAGCGTCGGCTGGCTGCTGTCAGAACTGCTGCGACGGCTCAAACCCGATCAGTTGAAGGGGCTCCCGCTTCAGCTCAGTCTGGGTTTGCTGTTTCTGATGTATGGCGTCAGTGAGTGGCTTCTGCCGGAATCCGCCCTGCCTGCATCGGTGGCGGCGGGCATCGTTGTGGGTCGACGTCCAGGCCCCCACACCGCTGAATTGGATGGTTTGATTCAGGAACTGGCGCAGTTGGCGATCACGATGCTGTTTCCGCTGCTGGCTGCTGACGTCTCCTGGGCTGAACTCAGTCCGCTGGGTTGGGGCGGCATCCTCTGTGTGCTGTCGTTGATGCTCGTGGTGCGTCCGATCGGCGTAGGTCTGGCCACCATCGGGTTGCCCTACAAGCTTGAACAACGGCTGTTCCTGGGTTGGCTCGCTCCGCGAGGCATCGTCACCGCAGCGGTGGCCTCTCTCTTCGCGATTCGCTTGGAGCAGGCCGGCATCCTGGGGGCAGGACGCCTTCAGGGGTTGGTGTTCCTCACCATCCTGATGACCGTTGGTCTTCAGGGCCTCACGGCTCAGCCGTTGGCTCAGGCTCTTGGCCTGGTCAAAGCCGAGGATGACCAGCCTGCCTCAGCCGAGGCAGCGGCGCAGACGCGGCAGGTCCTCACCGATTCGGGCCAGCAATGA
- a CDS encoding hyperconserved protein Hcp: MELDLQPGDVVKVLESAALGWVRARVIRVKSGGRVVVQSDQGREFTARGNQVRLIEPAGFRP, translated from the coding sequence ATGGAGTTGGATCTTCAACCTGGTGATGTTGTGAAGGTGTTGGAGTCAGCCGCCCTCGGCTGGGTCCGTGCCCGAGTGATACGCGTCAAGTCCGGCGGCCGTGTGGTCGTTCAGAGTGATCAAGGGCGTGAATTCACAGCCCGCGGCAATCAGGTTCGGCTCATCGAACCTGCAGGATTCCGTCCCTGA
- the gltX gene encoding glutamate--tRNA ligase → MMVRVRLAPSPTGTLHIGTARTAVFNWLYAKHEQGAFVLRIEDTDKERSKPEYTQNILEGLQWLGIDWDEEPVIQSERVGQHRDAIQTLLDRGLAYRCYASETELTAMRDAQKAANQAPRYDNRHRSLTPEQEQAFQAEGREAVIRFRIDDAAEIRWNDLVRGAMSWRGSDLGGDMVIARRAPADQIGDPLYNLVVVVDDAAMDITHVIRGEDHIANTAKQLLLYEALGLPLPTFAHAPLILNAEGRKLSKRDGVTSINDFRAMGYTPDAIANYMTLLGWSVPEGMEERFSLREAAAVFGFDRVNKAGARFDWDKLNWLNAQVLHGWTADHLLEELTPLWTERGWTPPSDKSWCLDLCALLGPSLTLLKDGVDQAEPFFDRPELQDDALEQLAIEGAKAAIADLLQRLENNPWDGSDVDQAKAWLGDAAKAAGVKKGVVMKSLRAALLGRLQGPDLITTWSLLARIGEDLPRLRRCLG, encoded by the coding sequence ATGATGGTGCGCGTTCGATTGGCCCCCAGCCCGACGGGCACGCTCCATATTGGAACGGCGCGAACCGCTGTTTTCAATTGGCTCTACGCCAAGCACGAGCAAGGCGCTTTCGTGCTGCGCATTGAAGACACCGACAAGGAGCGGTCCAAGCCCGAGTACACCCAGAACATTCTCGAAGGCTTGCAGTGGCTCGGGATCGATTGGGACGAGGAACCCGTCATCCAGAGCGAACGGGTGGGGCAGCACCGTGATGCCATACAGACCCTGCTCGATCGGGGACTGGCCTACCGCTGCTACGCCAGCGAAACGGAACTCACGGCCATGCGCGATGCGCAGAAAGCGGCCAATCAAGCCCCGCGCTACGACAACCGCCACAGGTCTCTGACCCCCGAGCAGGAGCAGGCGTTTCAGGCAGAAGGCCGTGAAGCGGTGATTCGTTTTCGCATCGATGACGCTGCCGAAATTCGCTGGAATGATCTGGTGCGTGGCGCCATGAGCTGGCGAGGCTCAGACCTTGGCGGAGACATGGTGATTGCCCGTCGCGCCCCGGCGGATCAAATCGGCGACCCCCTCTACAACCTTGTTGTTGTGGTGGATGACGCCGCGATGGACATCACCCATGTGATCCGCGGTGAAGATCACATTGCCAACACCGCCAAGCAACTGCTCCTCTACGAAGCGCTGGGCCTGCCCTTGCCGACCTTTGCCCACGCTCCTCTCATCCTCAATGCCGAGGGACGCAAGCTCTCAAAACGGGATGGGGTGACCTCCATCAACGACTTCCGCGCCATGGGCTACACCCCTGACGCCATCGCCAACTACATGACCTTGTTGGGGTGGTCCGTACCGGAGGGCATGGAGGAACGGTTCAGCTTGCGTGAGGCCGCAGCCGTTTTTGGTTTCGACCGCGTCAACAAAGCCGGGGCGCGTTTCGACTGGGACAAGCTCAACTGGCTGAATGCCCAGGTTCTGCATGGCTGGACGGCGGACCATCTTCTAGAGGAACTGACGCCGCTGTGGACCGAACGCGGTTGGACCCCTCCCAGCGACAAGAGCTGGTGCCTGGACCTCTGCGCCTTGCTGGGGCCATCCCTCACCTTGCTCAAAGATGGCGTCGATCAGGCGGAACCGTTCTTTGATCGTCCGGAGCTCCAGGACGATGCCCTCGAGCAACTCGCGATCGAAGGAGCCAAGGCAGCCATTGCGGACCTGCTTCAGCGGCTCGAGAACAACCCTTGGGACGGCAGCGACGTTGATCAAGCCAAGGCTTGGCTGGGGGATGCCGCCAAAGCAGCCGGTGTGAAAAAAGGGGTTGTGATGAAGTCACTGCGCGCCGCTCTGCTGGGGCGTCTTCAAGGCCCCGATCTGATCACCACCTGGTCATTGCTGGCCCGAATCGGTGAGGACCTGCCGCGTCTGCGCCGCTGCCTCGGCTGA
- the rplS gene encoding 50S ribosomal protein L19, translated as MAADSKDTAVTDDNTETAVETAPEAAAKASNASGAPAKKLSTEALIRSFESAQQKDDLPEIYVGDTVRVGVRISEGNKERVQPYEGVVISKRHGGLNQTITVRRIFQGIGVERVFMLHSPQVASIKVERRGKVRRAKLFYLRERVGKATRVKQRFDR; from the coding sequence ATGGCAGCCGATTCGAAGGACACAGCGGTGACCGACGACAACACCGAAACGGCTGTGGAAACAGCACCTGAAGCAGCGGCGAAGGCCAGCAATGCTTCCGGCGCCCCTGCCAAGAAACTGAGCACTGAAGCTCTGATTCGCTCCTTTGAGTCGGCTCAGCAGAAGGACGATCTCCCTGAGATCTATGTGGGCGACACCGTGCGCGTTGGTGTTCGCATCAGCGAGGGCAACAAGGAGCGTGTTCAGCCCTACGAAGGCGTGGTGATTTCCAAGCGCCATGGTGGCCTTAACCAGACCATCACCGTGCGCCGGATTTTCCAGGGCATCGGCGTTGAGCGGGTGTTCATGCTGCACAGCCCCCAAGTGGCTTCCATCAAGGTGGAACGGCGCGGTAAAGTGCGCAGGGCGAAGCTTTTCTATCTGCGGGAACGGGTGGGCAAGGCCACCCGCGTGAAGCAGCGCTTCGATCGCTGA
- a CDS encoding PepSY domain-containing protein, with the protein MSLLVRLRELHRSVAPFVLAPLLVTVFSGVSYRLARDWFGASRDQVHWLMVVHEGEWLGSTLEPVVVLLNAIGLLWMLITGIGLLMERWRRKVHS; encoded by the coding sequence ATGTCGCTGCTCGTGCGCTTGCGGGAACTGCATCGAAGCGTTGCACCCTTCGTTCTGGCGCCATTGCTGGTGACGGTGTTCTCCGGTGTCAGTTACCGCCTGGCACGGGACTGGTTCGGAGCCAGCCGGGACCAGGTTCACTGGCTAATGGTCGTGCACGAGGGGGAATGGCTTGGTTCCACCCTGGAACCGGTCGTCGTTCTTCTCAACGCCATCGGCCTGCTGTGGATGCTGATCACAGGCATAGGGCTCCTGATGGAGCGATGGCGTCGAAAGGTACACTCATAG